The Orrella daihaiensis genome contains the following window.
GGTGAGCAAATGGCGTGGATGGGTGAAACACATGTACGGTGCGCAGGCCTGCACTACGGGCACCACGAAGATTTGCAAGCGTATCTTCTACTAGAACAGCACGATGAGGCGATACCCCCTCGCAGGCCAGGATGTGACGCAAGATGGCGCTAGACGGTTTAGGTTTGTATTGACCGTGCAGTTTCATATGTTCAATTGACCACAGGCTATGAAAGTGCCGCAAAATCCCAAGATGCTTCAGAACACTTCTGGCGTAGTGCAAAGGGGCATTGGTGACGAGTACTTTGCGTCCAGGCAGTCGGCCTAGCTTGTGATGCAGCCCTCGCTCAGCTTTCACAAGTGGCCGCACATCAAAATCGTGGCTGCGCCACAAAAACTCATGAGCGTCAACATCATGGTGCTTGACCAGTCCGATCATGGTTGCGCCATAGCGCCGCCAGTATTTGGCGCGCAGGTACTGAGCCTCATGTTCATCAACGTTCAGGCAAGTCATGACCGCACGGGTCATGCCTTCGCTGATGTAAGGAAAGATTTTGTGGGATGTGTCGTGCAGCGTGTTGTCAAGATCAAATAACCAGATTTGCTGGCTATTGCTGGCAAATTCACCATGAACACGCGCACGTTTGGCTTTGACGGCTGGCGTTGAGAGTCTGCGCATCCCGGGTGTGATTTAGCGCGAGGAAATCATGGTGCCAACCCCTTGATCGGTCAGCACTTCCAACAGCAGGCAATGTGGAACCCGCCCATCGACCACGTGCACTGAGCGCACGCCGTTTCGGGCTGCATCCAGAGCGGAACCGATCTTAGGCAACATGCCACCAGAGATCGTGCCATCTTCGAACATCGCATCAATGGTGCGCGCCGATAGCTCACGTAGAAGATTGCCGTCTTTGTCCAGTACGCCAGGCGTGTTGGTCATCATCAGTAACTTCTCGGCGCTTAATACCTCGGCCATCTTGCCAGCCACGACATCAGCATTGATGTTGTAGGCCATGCCATCTTCACCGAACCCGATGGGGGAAATGACAGGAATGAATTGGTCATCCTGCAATGCTTTGACGACCGATGGATCCACCTGGGTGATATCACCCACGAACCCGATATCTAAAGGTTTGTCGGGATCTTCCTTGTTCGGCATGAGTTTCTTTCTGGCTCGGATCAGGCCGCCATCCTTGCCAGTCAGGCCCACGGCTTTGCCACCTGCCTCATTGATCATCATGACGATATCTTGCTGCACCTGTCCGCCAAGCACCCACTCCACCACTTCCATGGTTTCGTTGTCGGTTACTCGCATCCCTTGAATAAACTCGCCTTTCTTGCCGATACGATTCAGCGCCTCGTCGATTTGCGGCCCACCGCCATGGACCACGACTGGATTCAAGCCGATGAGCTTTAACAAAACAACATCATGCGCGAAGCTGCGTTGCAACCGCTCCTCGGTCATGGCGTTGCCACCATATTTGATGACGATGGTTTTACCGTGAAACTGCCGGATGTAAGGTAGGGATTCAGACAATACCCGGGCGATGATTGCCGGTTCCAAGGCAGTGGCAGTAGAGTCGGTCATGGCGTGTACAGGATGTTGGTTAGCTTGAATGACAGAACTGTATCAGCTCGCGAGCGCTGACTCGATGGTTTTTTTCATGTCGAGCTTGTCATAGTTGCCGAGATAGCGCTTGAGAATCTTGCCGTCACGATCAATCACAAATGCGATTGGTGTGAGTTTGACATCACCAAATCCCTTGGCAACCGAGCCATCGGAATCGGTGGCCACGGTAAAAGGTAGCGCGCGACTGGTGGTGAACTGTTTGACATACTCGATCGGATCGTAGGACATCGCCACGGCGATCACCTCAAGCCCCTGGGGGTGATAAGTCTCGTAATAGCTTTCAGTGTCAGGCATTTGTTGCACGCACGTCACGCAGCTTGTTGCCCAGAATTTGACAAGTACAGCCTTGCCTTTGAGTGACTCCATGGCAATGTTGTTGCCATCCAGTGTCTGGAAGGTAACAGCCGGCGCATCGGGTTTAGGCGTGAACGCAAACCAGGCGCCTGCACCGACCAGTGCAGCGATGGCGATGATGGTGACAAATTTACGCATGTCAGTACCTCTGGCAATTCAGGTTGCAAATTAAAGCGGTCTGGCTTGTGGCGATGATGGCGCCTGCACCGGCTCCACGGTTGTCGCAGCACCTGGTGCTGCACCTGCGGGCGCGTTGATGTTCGTGCCACCAGCCCTGTCAGTTACACCGGTTGGTGTTGGGTTGCTGGAGGGCAGACCAGACTGGGGCTGCTTTGAAGCGTTCAGGGCTGCCGCCTGTTCAGGGGTCATGATGTCAAACAGCGTAAACACCTTCTTGACGCCGCCGACGCTGGCAACCACTTCGGCTATTTTGTCGGCCT
Protein-coding sequences here:
- the argB gene encoding acetylglutamate kinase encodes the protein MTDSTATALEPAIIARVLSESLPYIRQFHGKTIVIKYGGNAMTEERLQRSFAHDVVLLKLIGLNPVVVHGGGPQIDEALNRIGKKGEFIQGMRVTDNETMEVVEWVLGGQVQQDIVMMINEAGGKAVGLTGKDGGLIRARKKLMPNKEDPDKPLDIGFVGDITQVDPSVVKALQDDQFIPVISPIGFGEDGMAYNINADVVAGKMAEVLSAEKLLMMTNTPGVLDKDGNLLRELSARTIDAMFEDGTISGGMLPKIGSALDAARNGVRSVHVVDGRVPHCLLLEVLTDQGVGTMISSR
- a CDS encoding pyrimidine 5'-nucleotidase, giving the protein MRRLSTPAVKAKRARVHGEFASNSQQIWLFDLDNTLHDTSHKIFPYISEGMTRAVMTCLNVDEHEAQYLRAKYWRRYGATMIGLVKHHDVDAHEFLWRSHDFDVRPLVKAERGLHHKLGRLPGRKVLVTNAPLHYARSVLKHLGILRHFHSLWSIEHMKLHGQYKPKPSSAILRHILACEGVSPHRAVLVEDTLANLRGARSAGLRTVHVFHPSTPFAHQRRGRPHYVDLRVNNVCDLLLGKRPVRSC
- a CDS encoding peroxiredoxin family protein, which gives rise to MRKFVTIIAIAALVGAGAWFAFTPKPDAPAVTFQTLDGNNIAMESLKGKAVLVKFWATSCVTCVQQMPDTESYYETYHPQGLEVIAVAMSYDPIEYVKQFTTSRALPFTVATDSDGSVAKGFGDVKLTPIAFVIDRDGKILKRYLGNYDKLDMKKTIESALAS